The Burkholderia mayonis genome window below encodes:
- a CDS encoding polysaccharide deacetylase family protein — protein MARIVLKIDVDTLRGTREGVPNLARIFDRFTARATFLFSLGPDHTGWAMRRVLRPGFLKKVSRTSVVEHYGVKQLLYGVLLPGPDIGRRATAEMRAIHEAGFECGIHTWDHVYWQDNVRERPRDWTVREMRKSRERFIDIFGAPPVTHGAAGWQMNDAAFEQIDAWGMRYASDGRGHSPYLPVVEGKTLAHVQMPTTLPTLDEILGIDGIDTGNVAAHLLKHTERNPHDQVFTLHAELEGQKLAPVFEQLLAGWRAQGHTFATMGDYYATLDRAALPSYPVAWGEIPGRSGELIVQPD, from the coding sequence TTGGCTCGCATCGTTCTCAAGATCGACGTCGACACGCTGCGCGGCACGCGCGAAGGCGTGCCGAACCTCGCGCGCATCTTCGATCGCTTCACCGCGCGCGCGACGTTCCTCTTCAGCCTAGGCCCGGATCACACCGGCTGGGCGATGCGCCGCGTGCTGCGGCCGGGCTTCCTGAAGAAGGTGTCGCGCACGTCGGTCGTCGAGCATTACGGCGTCAAGCAGCTGCTGTACGGCGTGCTGCTGCCCGGCCCCGACATCGGCCGTCGCGCGACGGCCGAGATGCGTGCGATCCACGAAGCCGGCTTCGAATGCGGGATCCATACGTGGGATCACGTGTACTGGCAGGACAACGTTCGCGAACGTCCGCGCGACTGGACCGTGCGCGAGATGCGCAAGAGCCGCGAGCGCTTCATCGACATCTTCGGCGCGCCGCCCGTCACGCACGGCGCGGCCGGCTGGCAGATGAACGACGCGGCGTTCGAGCAGATCGACGCATGGGGCATGCGCTACGCGTCGGACGGCCGCGGCCACTCGCCGTATCTGCCCGTCGTCGAAGGCAAGACGCTCGCGCACGTACAGATGCCGACGACGCTGCCGACGCTCGACGAGATTCTCGGCATCGACGGCATCGACACCGGCAACGTCGCCGCGCATCTGCTCAAGCACACCGAACGCAATCCGCACGACCAGGTGTTCACGCTGCACGCGGAACTCGAAGGACAAAAGCTCGCGCCCGTGTTCGAGCAACTGCTCGCGGGCTGGCGCGCGCAAGGCCACACGTTCGCGACGATGGGCGACTATTACGCGACGCTGGACCGCGCCGCGCTGCCATCGTACCCTGTCGCGTGGGGCGAAATCCCCGGCCGCTCCGGCGAACTGATCGTTCAGCCCGACTGA
- a CDS encoding bifunctional UDP-4-keto-pentose/UDP-xylose synthase, translating to MKAKKVLILGVNGFIGHHLSKRILETTDWEVFGMDMQTDRLGDLVKHERMHFFEGDITINKEWVEYHVKKCDVILPLVAIATPATYVKQPLRVFELDFEANLPIVRSAVKYGKHLVFPSTSEVYGMCADEQFDPDASALTYGPINKPRWIYACSKQLMDRVIWGYGMEGLNFTLFRPFNWIGPGLDSIYTPKEGSSRVVTQFLGHIVRGENISLVDGGSQKRAFTYVDDGISALMKIIENLNGIATGKIYNIGNPNNNFSVRELANKMLELAAEFPEYADSAKHVKLVETTSGAYYGNGYQDVQNRVPKIENTMQELGWAPQFTFDDALRQIFEAYRGHVADARALVEQHG from the coding sequence ATGAAAGCTAAAAAAGTCCTGATCCTGGGTGTGAACGGCTTCATCGGCCATCACCTGTCGAAGCGCATTCTCGAAACCACCGATTGGGAAGTGTTCGGCATGGACATGCAGACCGACCGGCTCGGCGATCTCGTCAAGCACGAGCGGATGCATTTCTTCGAAGGCGACATCACGATCAACAAGGAGTGGGTCGAGTATCACGTGAAGAAGTGCGACGTGATCCTGCCGCTCGTCGCGATCGCGACGCCCGCCACTTACGTGAAGCAGCCGCTGCGCGTGTTCGAGCTCGACTTCGAGGCGAACCTGCCGATCGTGCGCTCGGCCGTCAAGTACGGCAAGCACCTCGTGTTTCCGTCGACGTCCGAGGTGTACGGCATGTGCGCCGACGAGCAGTTCGACCCGGACGCGTCCGCCCTCACCTACGGCCCGATCAACAAGCCGCGCTGGATCTACGCGTGCTCGAAGCAGCTGATGGACCGCGTGATCTGGGGCTACGGGATGGAAGGCCTGAACTTCACGCTGTTCCGTCCGTTCAACTGGATCGGCCCGGGCCTCGACTCGATCTACACGCCGAAGGAAGGCAGCTCGCGCGTCGTCACGCAGTTCCTCGGCCACATCGTGCGCGGCGAGAACATCAGCCTCGTCGACGGCGGCTCGCAGAAGCGCGCGTTCACGTACGTCGACGACGGCATCAGCGCGCTGATGAAGATCATCGAGAATCTGAACGGCATCGCGACCGGCAAGATCTACAACATCGGGAATCCGAACAATAACTTCTCGGTGCGCGAACTCGCCAACAAGATGCTCGAGCTCGCGGCGGAATTCCCCGAGTACGCGGATTCGGCGAAGCACGTGAAGCTCGTCGAGACGACGTCGGGCGCGTACTACGGCAACGGCTATCAGGACGTGCAGAACCGCGTGCCGAAAATCGAGAACACGATGCAGGAGCTCGGCTGGGCGCCGCAGTTCACGTTCGACGACGCGCTGCGCCAGATCTTCGAGGCGTACCGCGGCCACGTCGCCGACGCGCGCGCGCTCGTCGAGCAGCACGGCTAA
- a CDS encoding formyltransferase, with protein sequence MKPRAVVFAYHNVGVRCLQVLLARGVDVALVVTHEDSPTENIWFGSVASVAAEHGIPVVTPADPKRAEVREAVASAKPDFIFSFYYRHMLPADLLALAARGAYNMHGSLLPKYRGRVPTNWAVLNGETETGATLHEMAAKPDAGAIVGQTSVPILPDDTAAQVFDKVTVAAEQTLWRVLPALIAGEAPHLPNDLSQGSYYGGRKPEDGRIDWSQSAAQVYNLIRAVAPPYPGAFADLDGARFVIARARLAAPGSAAARAAVDLPPGLHVSDNALFGVCGDSRAVSILELRRQRDGGETVVSPAEFAQFIHSSRHS encoded by the coding sequence ATGAAGCCGCGCGCCGTCGTCTTCGCGTATCACAACGTCGGCGTCCGCTGCCTGCAGGTGCTGCTCGCGCGCGGCGTCGACGTCGCGCTCGTCGTCACGCACGAGGACAGCCCGACCGAGAACATCTGGTTCGGCAGCGTCGCGTCGGTCGCGGCCGAGCACGGGATTCCCGTCGTCACGCCCGCCGATCCGAAGCGCGCCGAAGTGCGCGAAGCGGTCGCGAGCGCGAAGCCAGACTTCATCTTCTCGTTCTATTACCGGCACATGCTGCCCGCCGACCTGCTCGCGCTCGCCGCGCGCGGCGCGTACAACATGCACGGATCGCTCTTGCCGAAGTACCGCGGCCGCGTGCCGACGAACTGGGCGGTGCTGAACGGCGAGACCGAAACGGGCGCGACGCTGCACGAGATGGCCGCGAAGCCCGACGCGGGCGCGATCGTCGGCCAGACCTCGGTGCCGATCCTGCCCGACGACACCGCCGCGCAAGTGTTCGACAAGGTCACGGTCGCGGCCGAGCAGACGCTCTGGCGCGTACTGCCCGCGCTGATCGCGGGCGAGGCGCCACACCTGCCGAACGATCTGTCGCAAGGCAGCTACTACGGCGGGCGCAAGCCCGAAGACGGCCGCATCGATTGGTCGCAGTCCGCCGCGCAAGTCTACAACCTGATCCGCGCGGTCGCGCCGCCGTATCCGGGCGCGTTCGCCGACCTCGACGGCGCGCGCTTCGTGATCGCGCGCGCGCGCCTCGCGGCCCCCGGCTCGGCTGCCGCACGCGCGGCCGTCGATTTGCCGCCGGGCCTGCACGTAAGCGATAATGCGCTGTTCGGCGTTTGCGGCGACAGCCGCGCCGTCTCCATTCTCGAACTGCGCCGACAGCGCGACGGCGGCGAAACCGTGGTTTCCCCGGCGGAATTCGCTCAGTTCATTCATTCCTCCCGTCATTCATGA
- a CDS encoding glycosyltransferase — protein MSHPETRATNPEVSIVIPVYNEEAGLAALFARLYPALDALDTSYEVILVNDGSRDRSAALLADQFRVRPDTTRVVLLNGNYGQHMAILAGFEQSRGEIVVTLDADLQNPPEEIGKLVAKMREGYDYVGSIRLQRQDSLFRRKASAAMNRLRERITRIKMTDQGCMLRAYSRHIIDTINRCGEVNTFIPALAYTFAQNPTEIEVAHEERFAGESKYSLYSLIRLNFDLVTGFSVVPLQWLSFIGVILSLGSAGLFVLLVVRRFIVGAEVQGVFTLFAITFFLLGVIIFALGLLGEYIGRIYQQVRARPRYLIHTVLEARDGKPGVTLPIERREAAR, from the coding sequence ATGAGTCACCCTGAAACACGCGCGACGAATCCTGAAGTCTCGATCGTCATCCCCGTGTACAACGAGGAAGCCGGACTCGCTGCGCTCTTCGCGCGGCTCTACCCGGCGCTCGACGCGCTCGACACGTCGTACGAAGTGATCCTCGTCAACGACGGCAGCCGCGACCGCTCGGCTGCCCTCCTCGCCGACCAGTTCCGCGTGCGTCCGGACACGACGCGCGTCGTGCTCCTGAACGGCAACTACGGCCAGCACATGGCGATCCTCGCGGGCTTCGAGCAGTCGCGCGGCGAGATCGTCGTCACGCTCGACGCCGACCTGCAGAACCCGCCCGAAGAAATCGGCAAGCTGGTCGCGAAGATGCGCGAAGGCTATGACTACGTCGGCTCGATCCGGCTGCAGCGCCAGGACAGCCTGTTCCGCCGCAAGGCGTCGGCCGCGATGAACCGGCTGCGCGAGCGCATCACGCGGATCAAGATGACCGACCAGGGCTGCATGCTGCGTGCGTACAGCCGCCACATCATCGATACGATCAACCGCTGCGGCGAGGTGAACACGTTCATTCCCGCACTCGCGTACACGTTCGCGCAAAACCCGACCGAAATCGAGGTCGCGCACGAAGAGCGCTTCGCGGGCGAATCGAAATACTCGCTGTACAGCCTGATCCGCCTAAACTTCGATCTCGTCACGGGCTTTTCCGTCGTGCCGCTGCAATGGCTGTCGTTCATCGGCGTGATCCTGTCGCTCGGCTCGGCCGGACTCTTCGTGCTGCTCGTCGTGCGGCGCTTCATCGTCGGCGCGGAAGTGCAAGGCGTGTTCACGCTCTTCGCGATCACGTTCTTCCTGCTCGGCGTGATCATCTTCGCGCTCGGCCTGCTTGGCGAATACATCGGACGAATCTATCAACAGGTCCGCGCGCGACCGCGCTACCTGATCCACACCGTGCTCGAGGCGCGCGACGGCAAGCCCGGCGTCACGCTGCCGATCGAGCGCCGCGAGGCCGCGCGATGA
- a CDS encoding DegT/DnrJ/EryC1/StrS family aminotransferase: MSQTSVPFLPFVKPEIDEETIQGVADVLRSGWITTGPQCQRFEAALSEFCGGRPVRVFNSGTATLEIGLRIAGVGCGDEVITTPASWVATSNVILETGATPVFVDIDPATRNLDLDLIEKAITPRTKAIIPVYLAGLPVDMDRLYAIARAHGLRVIEDAAQALGSTWKGQRIGALGDIVSFSFHPNKNITSIEGGALVLNDEAEAALAQKYRLQGITRTGHDGMDCDVLGGKYNLTDVAARVGLGQLPHLERFNATRRALARRYFDAFAGGPALALGVGLPVADFENGNWHMFQITLPIEKLSISRGEFMEQLKQRGIGSGVHYPAIHLFTLYRARGFKEGMFPHAERFGATTVTLPLFTQMSGEDVQRVVDAVNQICEQYGK; encoded by the coding sequence ATGAGCCAGACTTCCGTTCCTTTCCTGCCGTTCGTCAAACCCGAGATCGACGAGGAGACCATTCAGGGCGTGGCCGACGTGCTGCGCTCCGGCTGGATCACGACCGGCCCGCAGTGCCAGCGCTTCGAAGCCGCGCTGTCCGAATTCTGCGGCGGGCGACCCGTGCGCGTGTTCAACTCGGGCACGGCGACGCTCGAGATCGGCCTGCGGATCGCGGGCGTCGGCTGCGGCGACGAAGTGATCACGACACCCGCGTCGTGGGTCGCGACGAGCAACGTGATCCTCGAGACGGGCGCGACGCCCGTGTTCGTCGACATCGATCCCGCGACGCGCAACCTCGATCTCGACCTCATCGAAAAGGCGATCACGCCGCGCACGAAGGCGATCATTCCGGTCTATCTCGCGGGCCTGCCCGTCGACATGGATCGCCTCTACGCGATCGCGCGCGCGCATGGCCTGCGCGTGATCGAGGACGCCGCGCAGGCGCTCGGCTCGACCTGGAAAGGCCAGCGCATCGGCGCACTCGGCGACATCGTGTCGTTCAGCTTCCATCCGAACAAGAACATCACGTCGATCGAAGGCGGCGCGCTCGTGCTCAACGACGAAGCCGAGGCGGCGCTCGCGCAGAAATACCGGCTGCAGGGAATCACGCGCACGGGCCATGACGGCATGGACTGCGACGTGCTCGGCGGCAAGTACAATCTGACCGATGTCGCGGCGCGCGTCGGCCTCGGCCAGTTGCCGCACCTCGAACGCTTCAACGCGACGCGGCGCGCGCTCGCGCGCCGGTATTTCGACGCGTTCGCGGGCGGTCCGGCGCTCGCGCTCGGCGTCGGGCTGCCCGTCGCGGACTTCGAGAACGGCAACTGGCACATGTTCCAGATCACGCTGCCGATCGAGAAGCTGTCGATCTCGCGCGGCGAATTCATGGAGCAGCTGAAGCAGCGCGGCATCGGCTCGGGCGTCCATTACCCGGCCATTCATCTTTTCACGCTGTACCGCGCACGCGGCTTCAAGGAGGGCATGTTCCCCCACGCCGAGCGCTTCGGCGCGACGACCGTCACGCTGCCGCTCTTCACGCAGATGAGCGGAGAGGACGTGCAACGGGTCGTCGACGCCGTCAACCAGATTTGCGAACAATACGGAAAATAA
- a CDS encoding SMR family transporter, translated as MNPVSLFCIVTGVMLNACAQLLLKAGVRAVGHFEFTRANIVPIGFKIATQLPIIGGLGCYVLSVVVWIVGLSRVDVSVAYPMLSLGYVVNAFAAWYLFGEVLSVQRLVGIGIILIGVFVLARS; from the coding sequence ATGAATCCCGTCTCCCTCTTTTGCATCGTCACGGGCGTGATGCTGAACGCGTGCGCGCAACTGCTGCTGAAGGCCGGCGTGCGCGCCGTTGGACACTTCGAATTCACCCGTGCGAACATTGTGCCGATCGGCTTCAAGATCGCGACCCAATTGCCGATCATCGGCGGCCTCGGCTGCTACGTGCTCTCCGTCGTCGTGTGGATCGTCGGGCTGTCCCGGGTCGACGTGTCGGTCGCGTATCCGATGCTGTCGCTCGGCTACGTCGTCAACGCGTTCGCCGCGTGGTACCTGTTCGGCGAGGTGCTGTCGGTGCAGCGCCTCGTCGGCATCGGCATCATCCTGATCGGCGTGTTCGTGCTCGCGCGCAGTTGA
- a CDS encoding glycosyltransferase family 39 protein, giving the protein MNDMPSRLPLNPAASFSLNRAALLILVAALAVVWFAPLGLRHLIPSDEGRYAEMAREMFATGDWITPRYNGYKYFEKPPLQTWLNALTFAWFGIGEWQARLYTALASFAGVLVAGFTGARVFNPRAGFFAALVLATSPYWNLMGHFNALDMGLSLWMTVTLCSLLLAQRPGIGKRAERGWMWLCWASMALAVLSKGLIGLILPGAVLVLYTLVSRDWALWKRLYLVSGLAIFFAIATPWFVLVQSRNPEFLNFFFIVQQFRRYLTPEQNRPGAIYYFVPVLLIGFLPWLSVSVQSIRHALRIPRQPNGFSPMLVLIVWSAFIFVFFSASHSKLISYVLPVAPALALMIGAYLPLVSREQFRRHLFGYLVFLVAAAFGTLFLARLGDARTPNVQYLAFQKWVYAALAVAFALTLVAVWLNRRGRAGIAAAALAFGAGWLLLGTIGGTGHDTFGRYSSGALLAPAIRAELAKLPPDTPFYSVETLDHTLPFYVRHTTIMVARQDELSFGISVEPDKWIPTVAEWEARWRADRYALALMSPDRYRQLSEAGLPMRVVAQDNRRVVVEKPQP; this is encoded by the coding sequence ATGAACGATATGCCGTCGAGGCTACCGCTCAATCCCGCAGCGTCCTTCTCGCTCAATCGCGCCGCGCTCCTCATTCTCGTCGCGGCGCTCGCCGTCGTCTGGTTCGCGCCGCTCGGCCTGCGCCACCTGATCCCGAGCGACGAAGGCCGCTACGCCGAAATGGCCCGCGAGATGTTCGCGACGGGCGACTGGATCACGCCCCGCTACAACGGCTACAAGTATTTCGAGAAGCCGCCGCTGCAGACGTGGCTCAACGCGCTCACGTTCGCGTGGTTCGGCATCGGCGAATGGCAGGCGCGCCTCTACACCGCGCTCGCGAGCTTCGCCGGCGTGCTGGTCGCAGGCTTCACCGGCGCGCGCGTGTTCAACCCGCGCGCGGGCTTCTTCGCCGCGCTCGTGCTCGCGACGTCGCCGTACTGGAACCTGATGGGCCACTTCAACGCGCTCGACATGGGGCTGTCGCTGTGGATGACGGTCACGCTGTGCTCGCTCCTCCTCGCGCAGCGGCCCGGCATCGGGAAGCGCGCCGAGCGCGGCTGGATGTGGCTCTGCTGGGCGTCGATGGCGCTCGCAGTGCTGTCGAAGGGCCTGATCGGCCTGATCCTGCCGGGCGCCGTGCTCGTCCTCTACACGCTCGTGTCGCGCGACTGGGCGCTGTGGAAACGCCTCTACCTCGTGAGCGGCCTCGCCATCTTCTTCGCGATCGCAACGCCCTGGTTCGTGCTCGTGCAGTCGCGCAACCCCGAGTTCCTCAACTTCTTCTTCATCGTCCAGCAGTTCCGGCGCTACCTAACGCCCGAGCAGAACCGCCCCGGCGCGATCTACTACTTCGTGCCGGTGCTCCTCATCGGCTTCCTGCCGTGGCTGTCCGTCAGCGTGCAGAGCATCCGCCACGCGCTGCGCATCCCGCGCCAGCCGAACGGTTTCTCGCCGATGCTCGTGCTGATCGTCTGGAGCGCGTTCATCTTCGTGTTCTTCAGCGCGTCGCACTCGAAGCTGATCTCGTACGTGCTGCCCGTGGCGCCCGCGCTCGCGCTGATGATCGGCGCGTATCTGCCGCTCGTGTCGCGCGAGCAGTTCCGCCGCCATCTGTTCGGCTATCTGGTGTTCCTCGTCGCCGCTGCGTTCGGCACGCTGTTCCTCGCGCGGCTCGGCGACGCGCGCACGCCGAACGTGCAGTACCTGGCGTTCCAGAAGTGGGTGTACGCGGCGCTCGCCGTCGCGTTCGCGCTCACGCTCGTCGCCGTGTGGCTCAATCGCCGCGGCCGTGCGGGCATCGCCGCTGCGGCGCTCGCGTTCGGCGCCGGCTGGCTGCTGCTCGGCACGATCGGCGGCACCGGTCACGACACGTTCGGCCGCTACAGCTCGGGCGCGCTCCTCGCGCCCGCGATCCGCGCGGAGCTCGCGAAGCTGCCGCCCGACACGCCGTTCTATTCGGTCGAGACGCTCGACCACACGCTGCCCTTCTACGTCCGCCACACGACGATCATGGTCGCGCGCCAGGACGAGCTCTCATTCGGCATCTCGGTCGAGCCGGACAAGTGGATTCCGACCGTCGCCGAGTGGGAAGCGCGCTGGCGCGCCGATCGGTACGCGCTCGCGCTGATGTCGCCCGACCGCTACAGGCAGTTGTCGGAGGCGGGCCTGCCGATGCGCGTGGTCGCACAAGACAACCGGCGCGTCGTCGTCGAAAAGCCGCAACCCTGA
- a CDS encoding Mth938-like domain-containing protein → MKLHQDPSNTLNTVTGYGPDYVDINLRRHESSVIVLPGAPVVEWPVASFDALTPELFAMLLEPQPEVVIFGSGARLRFPHPRLTAQLTAQRIGVETMDFQAACRTYNILMAEGRKVAAALLIER, encoded by the coding sequence TTGAAATTACACCAGGACCCGAGCAACACGCTCAACACCGTCACCGGCTACGGCCCCGATTACGTCGACATCAACCTGCGGCGCCACGAAAGCAGCGTGATCGTGCTGCCGGGCGCGCCCGTCGTCGAATGGCCCGTCGCGTCATTCGACGCGCTCACGCCCGAGCTGTTCGCGATGCTGCTCGAGCCTCAGCCCGAGGTGGTGATCTTCGGCAGCGGCGCGCGGCTGCGCTTTCCGCACCCGCGCCTGACGGCACAGCTCACCGCGCAGCGGATCGGCGTCGAAACGATGGATTTCCAGGCCGCCTGCCGCACGTACAACATCCTGATGGCCGAAGGCCGGAAGGTCGCCGCGGCGCTGCTGATCGAACGTTAA
- a CDS encoding pyridoxal phosphate-dependent aminotransferase has protein sequence MKPIQKSNKLLNVCYDIRGPVLEHAKRLEEEGHRIIKLNIGNLAPFGFDAPDEIIQDMIRNLPTSSGYSDSKGVFAARKAIMHYTQQKGVKGVGLDDIYIGNGASELIVMATQALLNDGDEVLLPAPDYPLWTAAVSLSGGTPVHYVCDESNRWMPDPDDIRRKITPNTKALVVINPNNPTGALYSDELLLELIAIAREHGLVIFADEVYDKIVYDGQSHTALASLAEDVITVTFNSLSKSYRSCGYRAGWMSVAGLTDENRRRANDYLEGLGILSSMRLCANVPGQYAIQTALGGYQSINELIVPSGRLYKQRELAYDMLTSIPGVSCVKPEAALYMFPRLDPKLYPIENDQQFILELLLKERVLLVQGTGFNWPTPDHFRVVFLPNVDDLTDSIERIARFLDGYRKRHSA, from the coding sequence GTGAAACCGATTCAGAAGTCGAACAAGCTGCTCAACGTCTGCTATGACATCCGTGGCCCGGTCCTCGAGCACGCGAAGCGTCTCGAGGAAGAGGGGCACCGAATCATCAAGCTGAATATCGGCAATCTGGCGCCGTTCGGCTTCGATGCGCCGGACGAGATCATCCAGGACATGATCCGCAATCTGCCGACGTCGTCCGGCTATTCGGACTCGAAGGGCGTGTTCGCCGCGCGCAAGGCGATCATGCATTACACGCAGCAAAAGGGCGTGAAGGGCGTCGGGCTCGACGACATCTACATCGGCAACGGCGCGTCCGAGCTGATCGTGATGGCGACGCAGGCGCTCCTGAACGACGGCGACGAGGTGCTGCTGCCCGCGCCCGACTATCCGCTGTGGACGGCGGCCGTGAGCCTGTCGGGCGGCACGCCCGTCCATTACGTCTGCGACGAATCGAACCGCTGGATGCCCGATCCCGACGACATCCGCCGCAAGATCACGCCGAACACGAAGGCGCTCGTCGTCATCAATCCGAACAACCCGACGGGCGCGCTCTATTCGGACGAATTGCTGCTCGAGCTGATCGCGATCGCTCGCGAGCACGGCCTCGTGATCTTCGCCGACGAGGTCTACGACAAGATCGTCTACGACGGCCAGTCGCACACCGCGCTCGCGTCGCTTGCCGAGGACGTGATCACAGTCACGTTCAACAGCCTGTCGAAGAGCTACCGGTCGTGCGGCTATCGCGCGGGCTGGATGTCGGTCGCGGGTCTCACGGACGAGAACCGCCGCCGCGCGAACGACTACCTCGAGGGCCTCGGCATCCTGTCGTCGATGCGTCTCTGCGCGAACGTGCCCGGCCAGTACGCGATCCAGACCGCGCTCGGCGGCTATCAGAGCATCAACGAGCTGATCGTGCCGAGCGGGCGTCTCTACAAGCAGCGCGAGCTCGCGTACGACATGCTCACGTCGATCCCGGGCGTGTCGTGCGTGAAGCCGGAAGCGGCGCTCTACATGTTCCCGCGTCTCGATCCGAAGCTTTATCCGATCGAGAACGACCAGCAGTTCATCCTCGAGCTGCTGCTGAAGGAGCGTGTGCTGCTCGTGCAGGGGACGGGCTTCAACTGGCCGACGCCGGACCATTTCCGCGTCGTGTTCCTGCCGAACGTCGACGACCTGACCGATTCGATCGAGCGGATCGCGCGCTTCCTCGACGGCTACCGGAAGCGCCACTCGGCATGA